A region from the Coffea eugenioides isolate CCC68of chromosome 9, Ceug_1.0, whole genome shotgun sequence genome encodes:
- the LOC113783122 gene encoding two-component response regulator-like PRR37 isoform X2, whose amino-acid sequence MRGVRVAVDGLPTKGLVEVNQDHVQDDQRAVKNGITGDGHGISEEGESRTNEEVNNGRKDLVQAQTVLLAQHHQQQQPQGPVVRWERFLPVRSLKVLLVENDDSTRHVVSALLRNCSYEVTAVSNGVEAWKLLEDLTNHIDLVLTEVVMPCLSGIGLLSKIMNHKTCKNIPVIMMSSNDSMGIVFKCLSKGAVDFLVKPIRKNELKNLWQHVWRKCHSSSGSGSESGIRTQKSTMSKSVEGSENNTDSNDEDDNGSIGLNYRDGSDNGSGTQSSWSKRAVEVDSPQPMSPWDDLADPPDSTCAQVIHSRPEAHSSNWVPVNATRKAHKCDDDPDNVAMGKDLRIGVPRDPDLQLKDQSDEVQGNMASTEKRKFSTPDIKKDWEKMEKGMVEYRNEMAKDEIQDKDNDLMGAITNITMTHGGNARNEVQNDPSKIAVQKDMDLYNAKELPSLELSLKRLRDVGNGGNSTPERNILRHSDHSAFSRYNTTSTTNQAPTGIVGSCSPVNNSSEAAKTESMQNLQSNSSGTPNQGSNGSSNNNDMGSTTNNGFTKAETFGEKTTPRAAVSVRPCSAFQPVQNGYDTSPQPMTAGKPDSAKTMVAQARAMHQQPQVEHHHHHHYHHHHHHVHSLQQQQQLLNGDDLSLRNMMSGAPQCGPSNMLGVAIEGNAANYGSASGSNNGSNGQNGSSGQNGSSTAVIVEGTNVASDNGATGTCGAGGGIASGSRSCVDQDRLAQREAALYKFRQKRKERCFEKKVRYQSRKKLAEQRPRVRGQFVRQTADDNKSKDRDKDPDS is encoded by the exons ATGAGGGGTGTTCGGGTGGCCGTGGATGGGCTGCCAACTAAAGGGTTGGTGGAAGTTAATCAGGATCATGTGCAGGATGACCAAAGGGCAGTAAAAAATGGAATTACAGGCGATGGACATGGAATCTCCGAGGAAGGTGAGTCAAGGACCAATGAGGAAGTCAATAATGGGCGCAAAGATCTTGTACAGGCCCAGACTGTTCTCCTTGCTCAGCATCACCAGCAGCAGCAGCCTCAGGGGCCAGTTGTCCGTTGGGAGCGCTTTCTTCCTGTCAGGTCCCTAAAAGTTctgttggtggaaaatgatgattcAACCCGCCATGTCGTCAGTGCACTGCTTAGGAATTGCAGCTATGAAG TGACTGCTGTATCAAATGGTGTGGAAGCATGGAAACTATTAGAGGACTTAACCAATCATATTGACCTTGTTCTAACAGAAGTAGTCATGCCCTGTTTATCGGGGATTGGCCTCCTATCCAAGATCATGAATCATAAAACTTGCAAGAATATCCCAGTAATTA TGATGTCATCTAATGATTCTATGGGCATAGTCTTTAAGTGTCTGTCAAAGGGTGCTGTTGACTTTTTAGTGAAGCCTATTCGAAAGAATGAGCTTAAAAATCTCTGGCAGCATGTTTGGAGGAAATGTCACAGT TCAAGTGGTAGTGGGAGTGAAAGTGGGATACGGACTCAAAAATCAACAATGTCAAAAAGTGTTGAAGGTTCGGAGAATAACACTGACAGTAATGATGAGGATGACAATGGAAGCATTGGGCTGAATTATAGAGATGGAAGTGACAATGGAAGTGGCACTCAG AGTTCTTGGTCAAAAAGGGCTGTAGAAGTTGACAGTCCTCAACCTATGTCACCATGGGATGATTTAGCAGATCCCCCTGATAGCACCTGTGCTCAGGTTATTCATTCAAGGCCAGAGGCACATAGCAGTAACTGGGTGCCCGTAAATGCCACCAGAAAGGCCCATAAATGTGATGATGATCCTG ATAATGTTGCAATGGGCAAAGATTTGAGAATAGGAGTTCCTAGAGACCCAGACTTGCAGCTCAAAGACCAAAGTGATGAGGTACAAGGTAATATGGCAAGTACTGAGAAGCGCAAATTTTCAACTCCAGACATCAAGAAAGACTGGGAGAAAATGGAAAAGGGTATGGTGGAGTACCGCAATGAGATGGCGAAAGATGAAATACAGGACAAAGACAATGATCTGATGGGTGCCATTACCAATATCACTATGACTCACGGAGGTAATGCACGCAACGAAGTTCAGAATGACCCATCAAAGATCGCTGTACAAAAAGATATGGACCTGTACAATGCTAAAGAACTGCCATCCCTTGAGCTTAGTTTGAAGCGACTAAGAGATGTAGGCAATGGTGGAAACAGTACCCCAGAACGTAATATATTAAGACATTCGGATCATTCCGCATTTTCTAG GTATAACACCACATCTACCACTAACCAGGCACCAACTGGAATTGTCGGCAGCTGTTCTCCAGTTAATAATAGTTCAGAAGCCGCAAAGACTGAATCAATGCAAAATTTACAGTCTAACTCAAGTGGAACACCTAATCAGGGTTCTAATGGCAGTAGCAACAACAATGACATGGGCTCCACTACAAACAACGGTTTTACTAAGGCGGAAACATTTGGCGAGAAAACAACCCCCAGAGCTGCGGTTAGTGTTCGTCCTTGTTCTGCCTTTCAGCCAGTACAAAATGGCTATGATACTTCCCCCCAGCCTATGACAGCGGGGAAGCCTGATTCTGCGAAGACAATGGTGGCTCAAGCAAGGGCCATGCACCAGCAACCTCAAGTGGaacaccaccaccaccaccattaCCATCACCATCACCACCATGTTCATAGCTTGCAGCAACAACAGCAGCTACTTAATGGTGATGATTTGTCTTTGCGAAACATGATGTCGGGTGCTCCACAATGTGGGCCCTCCAACATGTTAGGTGTCGCAATTGAAGGTAATGCCGCTAACTATGGTAGTGCATCTGGAAGCAACAATGGAAGTAACGGGCAAAACGGGAGCAGCGGACAGAACGGGAGCAGCACTGCTGTGATTGTGGAAGGAACAAACGTGGCAAGTGATAATGGAGCCACTGGAACATGTGGGGCTGGTGGAGGAATTGCCAGTGGAAGCAGGAGTTGTGTAGATCAGGATCGTTTAGCACAAAGAGAGGCTGCTTTGTACAAGTTTCGCcagaagaggaaagaaagatgcTTTGAGAAGAAG
- the LOC113783122 gene encoding two-component response regulator-like PRR37 isoform X1 has protein sequence MRGVRVAVDGLPTKGLVEVNQDHVQDDQRAVKNGITGDGHGISEEGESRTNEEVNNGRKDLVQAQTVLLAQHHQQQQPQGPVVRWERFLPVRSLKVLLVENDDSTRHVVSALLRNCSYEVTAVSNGVEAWKLLEDLTNHIDLVLTEVVMPCLSGIGLLSKIMNHKTCKNIPVIMMSSNDSMGIVFKCLSKGAVDFLVKPIRKNELKNLWQHVWRKCHSSSGSGSESGIRTQKSTMSKSVEGSENNTDSNDEDDNGSIGLNYRDGSDNGSGTQQSSWSKRAVEVDSPQPMSPWDDLADPPDSTCAQVIHSRPEAHSSNWVPVNATRKAHKCDDDPDNVAMGKDLRIGVPRDPDLQLKDQSDEVQGNMASTEKRKFSTPDIKKDWEKMEKGMVEYRNEMAKDEIQDKDNDLMGAITNITMTHGGNARNEVQNDPSKIAVQKDMDLYNAKELPSLELSLKRLRDVGNGGNSTPERNILRHSDHSAFSRYNTTSTTNQAPTGIVGSCSPVNNSSEAAKTESMQNLQSNSSGTPNQGSNGSSNNNDMGSTTNNGFTKAETFGEKTTPRAAVSVRPCSAFQPVQNGYDTSPQPMTAGKPDSAKTMVAQARAMHQQPQVEHHHHHHYHHHHHHVHSLQQQQQLLNGDDLSLRNMMSGAPQCGPSNMLGVAIEGNAANYGSASGSNNGSNGQNGSSGQNGSSTAVIVEGTNVASDNGATGTCGAGGGIASGSRSCVDQDRLAQREAALYKFRQKRKERCFEKKVRYQSRKKLAEQRPRVRGQFVRQTADDNKSKDRDKDPDS, from the exons ATGAGGGGTGTTCGGGTGGCCGTGGATGGGCTGCCAACTAAAGGGTTGGTGGAAGTTAATCAGGATCATGTGCAGGATGACCAAAGGGCAGTAAAAAATGGAATTACAGGCGATGGACATGGAATCTCCGAGGAAGGTGAGTCAAGGACCAATGAGGAAGTCAATAATGGGCGCAAAGATCTTGTACAGGCCCAGACTGTTCTCCTTGCTCAGCATCACCAGCAGCAGCAGCCTCAGGGGCCAGTTGTCCGTTGGGAGCGCTTTCTTCCTGTCAGGTCCCTAAAAGTTctgttggtggaaaatgatgattcAACCCGCCATGTCGTCAGTGCACTGCTTAGGAATTGCAGCTATGAAG TGACTGCTGTATCAAATGGTGTGGAAGCATGGAAACTATTAGAGGACTTAACCAATCATATTGACCTTGTTCTAACAGAAGTAGTCATGCCCTGTTTATCGGGGATTGGCCTCCTATCCAAGATCATGAATCATAAAACTTGCAAGAATATCCCAGTAATTA TGATGTCATCTAATGATTCTATGGGCATAGTCTTTAAGTGTCTGTCAAAGGGTGCTGTTGACTTTTTAGTGAAGCCTATTCGAAAGAATGAGCTTAAAAATCTCTGGCAGCATGTTTGGAGGAAATGTCACAGT TCAAGTGGTAGTGGGAGTGAAAGTGGGATACGGACTCAAAAATCAACAATGTCAAAAAGTGTTGAAGGTTCGGAGAATAACACTGACAGTAATGATGAGGATGACAATGGAAGCATTGGGCTGAATTATAGAGATGGAAGTGACAATGGAAGTGGCACTCAG CAGAGTTCTTGGTCAAAAAGGGCTGTAGAAGTTGACAGTCCTCAACCTATGTCACCATGGGATGATTTAGCAGATCCCCCTGATAGCACCTGTGCTCAGGTTATTCATTCAAGGCCAGAGGCACATAGCAGTAACTGGGTGCCCGTAAATGCCACCAGAAAGGCCCATAAATGTGATGATGATCCTG ATAATGTTGCAATGGGCAAAGATTTGAGAATAGGAGTTCCTAGAGACCCAGACTTGCAGCTCAAAGACCAAAGTGATGAGGTACAAGGTAATATGGCAAGTACTGAGAAGCGCAAATTTTCAACTCCAGACATCAAGAAAGACTGGGAGAAAATGGAAAAGGGTATGGTGGAGTACCGCAATGAGATGGCGAAAGATGAAATACAGGACAAAGACAATGATCTGATGGGTGCCATTACCAATATCACTATGACTCACGGAGGTAATGCACGCAACGAAGTTCAGAATGACCCATCAAAGATCGCTGTACAAAAAGATATGGACCTGTACAATGCTAAAGAACTGCCATCCCTTGAGCTTAGTTTGAAGCGACTAAGAGATGTAGGCAATGGTGGAAACAGTACCCCAGAACGTAATATATTAAGACATTCGGATCATTCCGCATTTTCTAG GTATAACACCACATCTACCACTAACCAGGCACCAACTGGAATTGTCGGCAGCTGTTCTCCAGTTAATAATAGTTCAGAAGCCGCAAAGACTGAATCAATGCAAAATTTACAGTCTAACTCAAGTGGAACACCTAATCAGGGTTCTAATGGCAGTAGCAACAACAATGACATGGGCTCCACTACAAACAACGGTTTTACTAAGGCGGAAACATTTGGCGAGAAAACAACCCCCAGAGCTGCGGTTAGTGTTCGTCCTTGTTCTGCCTTTCAGCCAGTACAAAATGGCTATGATACTTCCCCCCAGCCTATGACAGCGGGGAAGCCTGATTCTGCGAAGACAATGGTGGCTCAAGCAAGGGCCATGCACCAGCAACCTCAAGTGGaacaccaccaccaccaccattaCCATCACCATCACCACCATGTTCATAGCTTGCAGCAACAACAGCAGCTACTTAATGGTGATGATTTGTCTTTGCGAAACATGATGTCGGGTGCTCCACAATGTGGGCCCTCCAACATGTTAGGTGTCGCAATTGAAGGTAATGCCGCTAACTATGGTAGTGCATCTGGAAGCAACAATGGAAGTAACGGGCAAAACGGGAGCAGCGGACAGAACGGGAGCAGCACTGCTGTGATTGTGGAAGGAACAAACGTGGCAAGTGATAATGGAGCCACTGGAACATGTGGGGCTGGTGGAGGAATTGCCAGTGGAAGCAGGAGTTGTGTAGATCAGGATCGTTTAGCACAAAGAGAGGCTGCTTTGTACAAGTTTCGCcagaagaggaaagaaagatgcTTTGAGAAGAAG